The window CTTTCATTGGGCGAACAACTTCAATTTTTCCAGGTGTACGTCCAAGCATTTGGCGCGCTTCTTCACCAGCGGCAATCATACGTCCTGTTTGAGCATCAATTGATACAACAGATGGTTCTTCAAGAACGATTCCTTTGCCTTTTTCATATATTAATACGTTAGCAGTACCTAAGTCAATTCCGATATCTTTCGAAAATAGCATACTTTCCTTCCTCCAAACTAATTTTTCAGTATTAGTATGTCTAAATAATTCATCACTATTTTATATTTTATCACAATTATATAGGTACGACTATAGATTTTAAAATCTAAAAATTATTTTTCAACAAAAAAAGCACTAATTTTCATTAGTGCTTTTTTATTATTATAAATCACCTAATTTTTTATCCATCACTGTCTCTGGATTGACTTTAACTTCATCTTTTATCACTTCAAAGTGCACAACATTACCTGAATCAGGTTCTAATTGTGAAAGTCCTGTTTTACCAATGACAGCACCTTGTTTAATTTCATCTCCAGCTTTAACAGCTACATCATAAACACCAGTATAAACTGTTTGAACACCATTTTTATGTTCAATTGTCACAACTGTACCTTTTAGTACTTCATCTTTTACATTTAAAACTGTTCCAGATAAAGCTGCAACAACGTTTGTAGCTTCATTGTCAGAAGTTTTTAATGTTACACCTTTAGATTCATGTGTATACATTGTCTCACCTACTTGGTAAGAAAAAATACTATTCACTTGAACAGATGTATCTGCTGTTTGATCATAGAATGTTTTTGCTACAATAACATCTTCACCTTCAAGTGGAGACTGAATTACTTCTTGTAATAAAGCAACTGTTTCAGCATCTGTTGTTTTATTAACCGTTGTTGTTCCATCTTCATTTGTATAAACAACATCAGATGGATTAGATACTGCTGGATCATTAATTCCAGTTAGTGCTAATTGAACACCTGCGAACGTTGCTGATGCTCCTAATAATACGACTAACGCAAAACTAATTGGATCGATTTTTTTGAATAATTTTTTGTTTTTTAAATTTGTCATTCTTTCTTTGAATTTCATATAGTCATCACCTCACCGTTATGATGAGTACTTTTTTACCATCTTATTCATTTTTAGTAATATTTTTCAATTATATTTACATTTTGATAGTAATGACTAATGATTTCATCATAAGTTTTGCCTTGTTTAGCTAATTCATTGGCTCCATATTGACTCATTCCAACACCATGACCGTATCCATATGTCGTAATTGTCACTTTATTGTCAGAAAAATTAAGAGAAAAATCAGCTGATCTTAAACTTAAAATTTCTCTAAATTCACGTCCTGAATAGACTTTATCCCCTACTAAAATCTCATCTACGTTATTCCCCTCTGTTTTATTTAAAATGATAAAGCTATCTTTTGTTAACTTATTATTATCAAATTTAATACGAAGTTGATCGATTGTAAACTCAGTTTCTACCTCATAATTTGGAGCAGTTGTGTCCCATTCACTATTCACACTTTTTAAATAAGGATATGCAGTTGACCAGTAATCCTCTGAATTTTCTGTATATCCATTACTGATTGAAAAATAAAAAGGTTTAATCAGTTCTTCTTCATAGGTAATGACTTGACCAGCTGTTTCCATCACCGCTTGAGACACCTTTTCATAATAGATATCAAACTTATCCTTCCATTTTTCCTTTAACTGCTCATTATCTAAATAAACTTGGTGTTTGACGGTATCATAAATAGCATCTTGAGAGTTGAGTAGCTGCATCGTATACGTTCTTGCTGCCACTGCTTGCGCTTTTAAAGCTTCAAGTTCATATAAAGCTGGCATCTCTCCTGAAACAACCCCGATTAAGTAAGTTTCTAACGGAAGATCAATATACTCATTTTTTTCTTCTCGAAAAACAGTCACCGTTTGCTCTTTTGCTATTGATCCGCTTGTTTCTGTATTATTTTGCTGATTTTTCTCAATAGAAGATGAACCTATTGGTTTTTCAATTAATTCACCCGTTGTCTTAGCTTGATAAATGACTTGAAATGAGAGTGGAATTGAAATTAATGTTACAAGAAAAATAACGACTGCTACTACAATTTTTTTCATATAATCACCTATCTCTTTTGAAATACATACTATTTCAATGTATGTTCGAGATTAGGTAATATGCTTATTCTTAAAAAATTTCTTTAATTAAAGTAAAGATATCCACAAAATAATCTAAAAATAACTTACTAATACTGACTGTTAATATAAAATACAACAGAATCATTTCACTTTTTCCTGTTCCTCTTTTAAAAAGTTGTTCTAACCTCAAAGACATTAAAACTTTAAAAACAATCGGTAACATTAAAATATAGAAGATAATCATAAAATAAACTTTAATATTCATCATCTTTCCCTCCTAAACAATAGAGCTTTATTCTTAAGTTTTATTTTACAGGTATGATTCGTTTATTTAAAGAAATTTAGAACCTGAATTATTCATGATCATTCAAACAAAGCTGTGGGTAGACTAAATTTTAGCCTAAACCACAGCTTTTTATCGTTTTGATCTTAAATTTGGGTAAATTAATACTCCAGCTCCCTAAAAAAGGGTAGACTCCCCCCTTGGTGATGTGTTTCTCTAAAAAATATTTCGTTTTCAAAGAACGAATCCACTCACTTACTCTAACTGAATCAACTGGATCGTTTTTAAACAGTGATGAAAAATTTCTTTGTAGGGATAGTGACTACAGAGTTTGAACACGATTCTTCGTGATTGTTTCACTCGTTTTGCAGCGATTTTAATGAGTTTAGTGCGTAAGGTTTCAATCTGCATCTTAGAAAACTCATGAGGTAACGTTAATCGTCTGAATCCGTTGATGAGATTGTAGGCTAACACCACGAGTTGAATTCGGTTGACATTAGTCATCCAGTATTTATGACTCACTTTATCCATTCTAAATCCATTTTTACACTCTTTGATATAGTTTTCCATCGTCCCACGTTTAGCGTATAGGCTAACAACCATCTCTGGTCTTGTTTCCATGTTCGTCACTAAAAATAAATAATCGGGAATGAGTTCACCTGCTTTTCGTCTCACTTGAACAATGACACGTCTTGGGTGATTCCAACTCTTTGCCTGATAGTCAAACTCCCCATAGAATTGTTGAGAATATTGAAGCGAACACTCTTCGAAAAAAACATCCGTTACTTCTTTAGCTAAACGATAGAGAGTGGCATTTGCCTTTAAACGGATCACATAGTTTGTGTTTAACGTTTCGCATAACTTATAAAGTTCTTTATGAGCAAATCCACTATCTCCGCGAACGAGTCGATAGCTCGATGGAAACTCCTTTTGATAGCGTGATAATAAGGGACCAATAAAAGAAACGATATTCCTTGAAGTATAGACATTCCCCGCACGAAGCTCAACTTTTAAACAGTCTCCAGTCATTCCATCAAAAACCATGAGGGGATGAAACCCTTGGGCTTGATAATGAGCATTAAAGGCATTCCCATATTGATGACCATAGGTCTGAAAATGAGTGGAATCCACATCAAAAATAAAATGATTAGGAGCTTCGACTTGATAAAATTGCGAAAGGAGTTTTTGATTGATGAGTTCAAATTGCTTACTTGTTTCCTGCGTCAATCGATGAGTAAAACGAGATAAAGTTGGTTGAGAAGCTAACGAGGGCTTATCAAGCAAAGTTGTCAATAAAGGTTCAACTCGCAATTCATCCGCATCATCAGCGCAGTGGTAACCGGCAATCGTTTGAAAGATTTGTTGAAGACAAAGCTCATGATTCGTATGAGTTCGAATCGCTTGATCAGTTTCTAAATGAAAATGTTGTTTCAATAGTTCTGGAAACTTCACGTGATGCATAAATTCTTGGATTAATAAAAGTCCTGCATCCGACGTTAAATCTCCACCTTTAAAATTAAATTTAATCTTTTTATTGAAATGAAGTTGGTCTTGATGTATCATAAAAAAGTAATCTCTCCTTAAATATGTTTTGGTTTAGCAATTAAAACGATATCAAATGAGAGATTATTTTCATAGCAAAATGCTTCACTTAAAAGGTGAAATAAAAAATAGATAAAAAGCGTTGATTCCACTAAGGACTCAACGCTTTTTACATTTTTATGGTGAATAATTTAGGTTAGAATTTATTCTAGTATAAAATCTATTTTAACTAATTATAACTATCTGTTTTAACACCATATCTTCACCTCATATGAAGGATTATGATGATTCAAAACTATTCTTCTTATTAGATTAAACGAGTCTTTTGTAAATAAAAAAAGAAGGCAAGTGCCTTCTTTTTTATCCAGAGATTCTTTTTTCACCAACTCGTATTTGGTTGAGAAGTTTTGTAATTTCCATTTCAGATCGAATTAAATCTTCTCGTGTTTTAGCATTTTGTTTTTGACGTTCATTACGTTCAAGTTCCATTTTAGTACGTGCAACATCAATGTCTTCAGCCATCATCGCATCATTTGATAAGACATTAATGTGGTTATTAGATACCTCAAAAATCCCGCTATCAATGGCAATATATGAACTTTCTCCATTCATATCAATACGTAACTCTCCAACACCTAAAGGTGTCATCATTGGAATATGATTGTGTAAAACAGCAAAATCTCCATCAATTCCACGAGCAAAGACGCGTTCTGCTTCTCCATCGAATACAAGTTTATCTGGTGTTACTACGCGAATCGTCATTACTGACACAGTACCACCTCACACTATTTCATCTTATTAGCTTTTTCGATAGCTTGTTCGATTGTTCCAACTAAGCGGAATGCTTCTTCTGGTAAATCGTCATGTTTTCCTTCAAGAATTTCTTTAAATCCACGAACCGTTTCAGAAACTGGTACATAAGCCCCTTTTAATCCTGTAAACTGTTCTGCAACGTGGAAGCTTTGTGATAAGAATAATTGGATACGACGTGCGCGGTGTACCACTTTCTTATCTTCATCACTTAATTCATCCATACCTAAGATAGCGATGATGTCTTGTAATTCACGGTAACGTTGTAAAGTCATCTGAACTTGACGAGCTACATCGTAATGTTCTTGACCAATGATATCTGGTGATAAAGCGCGTGATGTTGATGCTAATGGGTCTACTGCTGGATAGATCCCCATCGCAGCAATGCGACGCTCTAAGTTTGTTGTTGCGTCTAAGTGAGCGAATGTTGTAGCTGGCGCTGGGTCAGTGTAGTCATCCGCAGGTACGTATACAGCTTGGATTGAAGTGATTGATCCTTGTTTTGTTGATGTGATACGTTCTTGTAATTGTCCCATCTCTGTTGCTAATGTTGGTTGGTATCCTACCGCTGATGGCATACGTCCTAATAAGGCAGAAACCTCAGAACCTGCTTGTGTGAAACGGAAGATGTTATCGATGAATAATAATACGTCTTGTTTCATTTCATCACGGAAATACTCAGCCATTGTTAATCCTGTTAAAGCAACACGTAAACGTGCACCAGGTGGTTCATTCATTTGTCCAAATACCATGGCAGTTTTGTTAATTACTCCTGATTCAGTCATCTCATGGTATAAGTCGTTCCCTTCACGAGTACGTTCTCCTACACCTGCGAATACCGAAATCCCACCATGCTCTTGTGCGATGTTATTAATTAATTCCTGAATTAATACAGTTTTACCTACTCCGGCACCACCGAATAATCCGATTTTTCCACCCTTAATATAAGGTGCTAATAAGTCAACAACTTTAATTCCTGTTTCAAGAATTTCAACATTTGTTGATAACTCATCAAACTTAGGAGCCTCTTTATGAATTCCCTCACGAGGAGCATCCGCTGCTACTTCTCCTTTATTATCAACTGGTTGACCTAATACGTTAAAAATACGTCCTAAAGTTACATCTCCTACTGGAACGCTGATTGCACTTCCTGTATCGACAACTTCTAATCCGCGGACTAACCCATCTGTTGCATCCATTGCGACAGTACGTACAACACCATCACCAAGTTGCACAGCAACTTCAAGTGTTAATGATTTACGTTCCCCATCAACTTGATAATCAACAGTTAAGGCATTGTAAATAGCAGGTAGTTGATCTAAATCAAACTTTACGTCTACTACTGGTCCGATTACGGCTACAATACGACCTGTTGCCATTTATGATGACCTCCTTTTATTCTAAAGCTGCAGCCCCACCAACAATCTCTGTGATTTCTTGAGTGATTGATGCTTGCCTTGCTCGGTTATAAACTAATTGTAAATCTTTAATAATCTCTTGTGCATTATCTGTTGCATTTTGCATCGCATTCATACGTGATGCATGCTCTGAAAGTTTAGCTGTGATTGCTAATCCATAAATAGTACCTTCTAAATACTTTGGTAAAATAGCATTAATCACATCTTCTTCTTTAGGTTCGAAAGAATACTGAGCTTTTGATTTTTCAGCTTTTTTCGGCTCTAAAGGTAAGATTTGTTTTGTCGTTGGTTCTTGAGAAATTTTAGAGACGTAATTGTTGTAAATAACGACTACTTCACTTAAATTCCCAGCCATGTAATCATTGATCACATGATCAACAACTGGTTTAATATCTTGATACACAATGTCAT of the Turicibacter sp. TJ11 genome contains:
- a CDS encoding M23 family metallopeptidase, yielding MKFKERMTNLKNKKLFKKIDPISFALVVLLGASATFAGVQLALTGINDPAVSNPSDVVYTNEDGTTTVNKTTDAETVALLQEVIQSPLEGEDVIVAKTFYDQTADTSVQVNSIFSYQVGETMYTHESKGVTLKTSDNEATNVVAALSGTVLNVKDEVLKGTVVTIEHKNGVQTVYTGVYDVAVKAGDEIKQGAVIGKTGLSQLEPDSGNVVHFEVIKDEVKVNPETVMDKKLGDL
- the spoIID gene encoding stage II sporulation protein D encodes the protein MKKIVVAVVIFLVTLISIPLSFQVIYQAKTTGELIEKPIGSSSIEKNQQNNTETSGSIAKEQTVTVFREEKNEYIDLPLETYLIGVVSGEMPALYELEALKAQAVAARTYTMQLLNSQDAIYDTVKHQVYLDNEQLKEKWKDKFDIYYEKVSQAVMETAGQVITYEEELIKPFYFSISNGYTENSEDYWSTAYPYLKSVNSEWDTTAPNYEVETEFTIDQLRIKFDNNKLTKDSFIILNKTEGNNVDEILVGDKVYSGREFREILSLRSADFSLNFSDNKVTITTYGYGHGVGMSQYGANELAKQGKTYDEIISHYYQNVNIIEKYY
- a CDS encoding IS1380 family transposase — its product is MIHQDQLHFNKKIKFNFKGGDLTSDAGLLLIQEFMHHVKFPELLKQHFHLETDQAIRTHTNHELCLQQIFQTIAGYHCADDADELRVEPLLTTLLDKPSLASQPTLSRFTHRLTQETSKQFELINQKLLSQFYQVEAPNHFIFDVDSTHFQTYGHQYGNAFNAHYQAQGFHPLMVFDGMTGDCLKVELRAGNVYTSRNIVSFIGPLLSRYQKEFPSSYRLVRGDSGFAHKELYKLCETLNTNYVIRLKANATLYRLAKEVTDVFFEECSLQYSQQFYGEFDYQAKSWNHPRRVIVQVRRKAGELIPDYLFLVTNMETRPEMVVSLYAKRGTMENYIKECKNGFRMDKVSHKYWMTNVNRIQLVVLAYNLINGFRRLTLPHEFSKMQIETLRTKLIKIAAKRVKQSRRIVFKLCSHYPYKEIFHHCLKTIQLIQLE
- the atpC gene encoding ATP synthase F1 subunit epsilon, whose translation is MTIRVVTPDKLVFDGEAERVFARGIDGDFAVLHNHIPMMTPLGVGELRIDMNGESSYIAIDSGIFEVSNNHINVLSNDAMMAEDIDVARTKMELERNERQKQNAKTREDLIRSEMEITKLLNQIRVGEKRISG
- the atpD gene encoding F0F1 ATP synthase subunit beta, producing the protein MATGRIVAVIGPVVDVKFDLDQLPAIYNALTVDYQVDGERKSLTLEVAVQLGDGVVRTVAMDATDGLVRGLEVVDTGSAISVPVGDVTLGRIFNVLGQPVDNKGEVAADAPREGIHKEAPKFDELSTNVEILETGIKVVDLLAPYIKGGKIGLFGGAGVGKTVLIQELINNIAQEHGGISVFAGVGERTREGNDLYHEMTESGVINKTAMVFGQMNEPPGARLRVALTGLTMAEYFRDEMKQDVLLFIDNIFRFTQAGSEVSALLGRMPSAVGYQPTLATEMGQLQERITSTKQGSITSIQAVYVPADDYTDPAPATTFAHLDATTNLERRIAAMGIYPAVDPLASTSRALSPDIIGQEHYDVARQVQMTLQRYRELQDIIAILGMDELSDEDKKVVHRARRIQLFLSQSFHVAEQFTGLKGAYVPVSETVRGFKEILEGKHDDLPEEAFRLVGTIEQAIEKANKMK
- the atpG gene encoding ATP synthase F1 subunit gamma is translated as MAQSMRDIKDKITSTQSTSQITKAMQMVSAAKLTKSEAKTKNYHHYMQTLEEMVRNISSSSSMRHHPFFKAKREKKCVGYLVITSDRGLAGGYNGNVLKLMQSEIDALAKDEYKVYMVGSKGFDYAKRANLTVENDFVFVPDDIVYQDIKPVVDHVINDYMAGNLSEVVVIYNNYVSKISQEPTTKQILPLEPKKAEKSKAQYSFEPKEEDVINAILPKYLEGTIYGLAITAKLSEHASRMNAMQNATDNAQEIIKDLQLVYNRARQASITQEITEIVGGAAALE